From a single Cyclobacterium marinum DSM 745 genomic region:
- a CDS encoding DUF1919 domain-containing protein has translation MYSKKFREILKHIFYSRRTLGRYYSLKRIKNHDFTIISDNCWGRGVYKFLGLPCNTPTAGMGIERDYLDFIENLNSESADEVTELDESHCEAIAGRTYPIGRTPYAKLHFFRYNNFTVAQRLFRMRFKNINKENLYYKIDFDYYNCRNKEDIERWNKMQLPNSVAFYSDETLKFYSGKIHNGVYIKKKMHPLNNFHFGFNQKYFDFITWLNTGIPNQTLKYKVLNFILLDDGINIFIAKSLRSTFKKISPKILKRA, from the coding sequence ATGTACTCTAAAAAATTTCGTGAAATATTAAAACATATTTTTTACAGCCGTAGAACATTGGGTAGGTATTATTCTTTAAAACGAATAAAGAATCATGATTTTACCATAATCTCAGACAATTGCTGGGGCCGGGGAGTATATAAATTCTTAGGCTTACCTTGCAATACTCCAACTGCAGGCATGGGTATTGAAAGAGATTATTTAGATTTTATAGAAAATTTAAATAGCGAATCTGCAGATGAAGTCACCGAATTGGATGAAAGTCATTGCGAAGCCATTGCCGGAAGAACTTATCCAATTGGAAGGACCCCATACGCAAAACTTCATTTTTTTCGTTACAATAATTTCACGGTCGCTCAAAGATTATTTCGAATGAGGTTTAAAAATATTAATAAGGAAAACCTTTATTACAAGATCGATTTTGATTACTACAATTGTCGAAATAAAGAAGATATAGAACGTTGGAATAAAATGCAGCTCCCCAATAGTGTTGCCTTTTATTCAGACGAAACCTTAAAATTTTATTCAGGAAAAATTCACAATGGTGTTTACATAAAAAAGAAAATGCACCCCCTAAATAATTTCCATTTCGGTTTTAATCAAAAATATTTCGATTTTATAACCTGGCTAAACACCGGAATACCCAATCAAACTCTCAAGTATAAAGTGCTAAATTTCATTTTATTAGACGATGGTATAAACATTTTTATTGCTAAGTCTCTTAGATCAACTTTCAAGAAAATATCACCCAAAATTCTCAAAAGAGCTTGA